One segment of Metallosphaera cuprina Ar-4 DNA contains the following:
- a CDS encoding NAD(P)-dependent oxidoreductase, with protein MRVGLIGLGVMGYRIGTNLVKEGKLHVVYNRTTKKADEFGKQYGVKVAKSARDLTSDSDVILLMLSDDQAVNEVVNEIKSNMNGKILIDMSTISPSLSISLASDVMKVGGKMYDAPVVGTSIMVEQKRLTVLVGGPQDGFQSVKELLSSTASSVLYMGKNGMGLYAKLVNNLLIGTYVASMAEAFNLGVNSGLSPEQVAEFLAKFSSARSPTSELKAGKMASRDYSTQFATKHMRKDLEIIDREAQKLGVINPMSALALQLYRMAEYLGLSESDYASVLEVYSRKQKR; from the coding sequence ATGCGCGTCGGATTAATAGGCCTAGGCGTTATGGGTTATAGAATAGGAACCAACTTAGTGAAAGAAGGTAAATTGCACGTAGTTTACAACAGGACAACAAAGAAGGCGGATGAGTTCGGAAAGCAATATGGGGTCAAAGTAGCTAAGAGCGCTAGGGATCTAACCTCTGACTCTGACGTCATTTTACTAATGTTATCCGACGATCAGGCAGTTAATGAGGTTGTAAATGAGATAAAGAGCAACATGAACGGCAAGATCCTGATAGATATGTCTACCATCTCACCTTCATTATCCATTTCGCTTGCCTCAGACGTCATGAAGGTAGGTGGGAAGATGTATGACGCCCCAGTAGTAGGGACGTCAATAATGGTGGAGCAAAAGAGACTCACGGTTCTAGTAGGGGGTCCTCAAGATGGATTTCAAAGTGTTAAAGAATTACTTTCGAGTACCGCCTCATCGGTACTTTATATGGGGAAGAACGGAATGGGACTGTATGCGAAATTGGTCAATAACCTCCTCATAGGCACCTACGTCGCATCGATGGCGGAGGCGTTCAATCTGGGAGTTAACAGTGGGTTATCTCCTGAACAAGTCGCAGAGTTTCTAGCAAAGTTCAGTAGCGCGAGATCCCCAACCTCTGAACTTAAAGCTGGGAAGATGGCTTCAAGGGACTACTCAACTCAATTCGCTACGAAGCACATGAGAAAGGACTTAGAGATAATTGATAGGGAGGCCCAAAAGTTGGGTGTAATCAACCCTATGTCAGCGCTGGCTCTTCAGTTGTATAGGATGGCTGAATATCTTGGGCTATCGGAGTCCGATTACGCCTCTGTTTTAGAAGTGTATAGCAGGAAACAGAAGCGTTGA
- a CDS encoding pseudouridylate synthase, with product MSKNSSDNWVVNQSIRLLEKYPLCDACLGRSFAKLGRGLSNDERGRAIKISIMMELDRKIKDHQLKDLDEISEILFNMKSVGKSLHDQYLKSQFQSRPCYLCNDVLSEVKEDFFSKALTILRERRLRYVLGVKLSSRVQELEMDFAISNGLVYYESMKAEIRRDVGKRLSALGFEPEIDNPEAELIYDLDSRTVEVITKSKRVLYLFTRLSRGVPISSWYSKQGDSLDKEIEKKIIVPFIEPSDVRIMDPYPLIIEDMEKDEMEVLGYKLLKVSNLNKSEFRLIMQTKPLSKVYRITFYSEEKIGHEIYEGVQDMLVEAKSLEEAMLKIKDLNLQVISVDLLKAEGKHERIRALLNRRE from the coding sequence ATGTCGAAAAACTCTTCGGACAATTGGGTAGTTAACCAATCCATTCGGCTTTTAGAGAAATATCCCTTATGCGACGCCTGTCTCGGTAGATCTTTCGCTAAGTTGGGTCGCGGATTAAGTAATGATGAAAGGGGAAGGGCAATAAAGATCTCCATTATGATGGAATTGGATAGGAAAATAAAGGATCATCAACTGAAAGACCTAGACGAGATATCTGAGATTCTCTTTAACATGAAGAGCGTAGGGAAATCGCTTCATGACCAGTATTTGAAAAGTCAGTTTCAGAGTAGGCCATGCTATCTGTGTAATGACGTCCTGTCCGAAGTAAAGGAGGACTTCTTCTCAAAAGCCCTAACGATCCTTAGGGAGAGACGCCTCAGGTATGTCCTAGGGGTTAAACTGTCTTCAAGAGTTCAGGAGTTAGAGATGGACTTCGCTATATCTAACGGTCTAGTTTATTATGAGAGCATGAAAGCGGAAATAAGGAGAGATGTAGGTAAGAGATTGTCTGCTCTGGGGTTCGAACCGGAGATTGATAACCCAGAGGCGGAGTTAATATATGACTTAGATTCCAGGACCGTTGAGGTTATAACTAAAAGCAAGAGGGTTCTTTATCTCTTTACAAGGCTCTCTAGAGGGGTTCCAATCTCCTCATGGTACTCTAAGCAAGGAGATTCTTTGGATAAGGAGATAGAGAAGAAGATCATAGTCCCCTTTATCGAACCTTCAGACGTTAGAATTATGGACCCCTATCCTCTGATAATAGAAGACATGGAAAAGGACGAGATGGAGGTACTTGGTTATAAGCTGCTAAAGGTATCCAATTTAAATAAAAGCGAGTTCAGACTAATAATGCAAACTAAGCCTCTATCCAAGGTCTATAGAATCACTTTTTACTCTGAGGAAAAGATAGGCCATGAGATATATGAAGGCGTTCAGGACATGTTAGTTGAGGCGAAAAGCTTGGAGGAGGCCATGCTGAAAATAAAGGACTTAAACCTCCAGGTCATCTCGGTAGACTTACTTAAGGCAGAGGGTAAACACGAAAGGATAAGAGCACTTTTAAACAGAAGAGAGTAA
- the pyrH gene encoding UMP kinase, with translation MKLVIKVTGKFFDSPGDKSVLSNAIKSLVESGNKVALVTGGGQTARWYITLGRSLNLNEASLDLLGIWVARLNAFLMAMSMPDLAYSKVPESLEQFLEYWGHGKVVVVGGFQPGQSTAAVSALVAEAISADYLIMITTVEGVFDSDPKKNPNAKFLPKVTTTELRSILESTQSIRAGTYELLDPMAMKIVERSRIKVIVTSLDKIGKLARILKGEEIASIIEPV, from the coding sequence ATGAAGTTAGTTATTAAGGTAACAGGGAAGTTTTTTGATAGTCCTGGAGATAAATCAGTCTTATCGAATGCGATAAAGTCATTAGTTGAGTCTGGAAATAAGGTAGCCTTAGTTACAGGGGGAGGGCAGACAGCTAGGTGGTACATCACTCTAGGGAGATCACTCAACTTAAATGAGGCAAGTCTAGACCTGTTAGGAATTTGGGTGGCGAGACTTAATGCGTTCCTAATGGCGATGTCAATGCCAGATCTAGCCTACTCTAAGGTACCGGAAAGCCTAGAGCAGTTTCTCGAATATTGGGGTCATGGAAAAGTTGTTGTAGTAGGCGGGTTTCAGCCTGGTCAGTCAACTGCCGCAGTCTCAGCGTTAGTTGCGGAGGCCATATCAGCGGACTACCTGATCATGATAACAACAGTTGAGGGAGTGTTCGATAGCGATCCTAAAAAGAACCCCAACGCCAAGTTCCTCCCTAAGGTGACGACAACCGAGCTGAGAAGCATTTTGGAGTCAACTCAATCGATAAGGGCAGGCACCTACGAGCTTTTAGATCCCATGGCTATGAAGATAGTTGAGAGGTCTAGGATTAAGGTTATAGTAACTAGTTTAGACAAGATAGGGAAACTCGCAAGAATTCTTAAGGGAGAAGAGATTGCTAGTATAATCGAGCCGGTGTGA
- a CDS encoding signal recognition particle protein Srp54, whose protein sequence is MLDGIRDAVKKFLTGNASYDVAVEEFIKELQKSLISSDVQVKLVLSLTNKIKERLKKETPPSNLERREWFIKVVYDELSALFGGDKEPEVNPKSNPWVIMLVGVQGTGKTTTAGKLAYFYKRRGYKVALVGADVYRPAALEQLRQIGKQINVPVYGEPDSSDAVGISERGVAKFLSERYELIIIDTAGRHGYGEESKLLDEMKEIYEKVKPNEVVLVIDASLGQKAFDLAKKFHEASNVGSIIITKMDGTAKGGGALSAVAATGARIKFIGLGEKIDELEVFNPRRFVARILGMGDLEAIIEKMKATEEYESIQNKMKDVISGKSKLTLRDMYKQIIAVRKMGPLSKILQLIPGTNMLGDIKEDQVKIGEEKMKKWISIMNSMTYEELDNPSIIDKQRMRRIAFGSGTEVEEVRELVEHFNMIQRTLKVLKRRKKDVEKLFGQLGS, encoded by the coding sequence TTGTTAGACGGCATAAGAGATGCAGTAAAGAAGTTTTTAACTGGTAACGCTTCATACGACGTAGCTGTAGAGGAGTTCATAAAGGAGCTTCAAAAGTCCCTCATTTCCTCAGACGTTCAGGTTAAACTAGTTCTCTCCTTGACTAATAAGATAAAGGAGAGGCTAAAGAAGGAGACGCCTCCGTCAAACTTGGAGAGGAGGGAATGGTTCATTAAGGTGGTTTACGATGAGCTCTCAGCACTATTTGGAGGAGATAAGGAACCAGAAGTGAACCCTAAGTCAAATCCATGGGTAATAATGCTAGTTGGCGTCCAAGGAACAGGGAAGACTACCACTGCTGGAAAGCTTGCTTATTTTTACAAGAGGAGAGGATATAAAGTAGCCCTTGTTGGGGCAGACGTCTACAGACCCGCCGCTTTAGAACAGTTACGTCAGATCGGGAAACAGATTAACGTTCCAGTCTATGGCGAGCCCGATAGTAGTGACGCAGTCGGTATAAGCGAGAGGGGGGTAGCTAAGTTTCTGTCTGAAAGGTACGAGCTTATCATTATTGATACCGCCGGAAGGCATGGGTACGGTGAGGAAAGTAAACTTCTTGATGAGATGAAGGAAATATATGAAAAGGTAAAGCCTAACGAAGTTGTCTTGGTCATTGATGCGTCTTTAGGACAGAAAGCCTTTGATCTAGCCAAGAAGTTTCATGAGGCTAGCAACGTTGGTTCAATAATCATAACTAAGATGGACGGAACGGCTAAAGGTGGGGGGGCTCTCTCAGCGGTAGCCGCAACGGGTGCTCGAATCAAGTTCATTGGTCTGGGAGAGAAGATAGATGAGCTTGAGGTATTCAATCCTAGACGTTTCGTAGCTAGGATACTCGGGATGGGAGATCTAGAGGCGATAATAGAGAAAATGAAAGCCACAGAGGAATACGAGAGTATTCAAAACAAGATGAAAGATGTAATTTCAGGCAAGTCCAAGCTCACTTTGAGGGATATGTACAAACAGATAATTGCTGTGAGAAAGATGGGTCCCCTCTCGAAGATACTTCAACTGATCCCAGGAACCAACATGTTGGGGGATATTAAGGAGGACCAAGTTAAGATCGGAGAGGAGAAAATGAAGAAATGGATATCCATAATGAACTCTATGACATATGAAGAGTTAGATAACCCTTCTATCATAGATAAGCAGAGGATGAGAAGGATAGCTTTTGGATCAGGAACTGAAGTAGAGGAGGTAAGAGAGTTAGTAGAGCATTTCAACATGATACAGAGAACTCTTAAAGTCCTTAAGAGAAGGAAGAAGGATGTCGAAAAACTCTTCGGACAATTGGGTAGTTAA
- a CDS encoding translation initiation factor IF-5A: MGINYSTVGEMKEGSYIVIDGEPCRVVEVTKAKTGKHGSAKANIVAVSIFTGAKKTLMAPVDSTVEVPIIEKHVGQVISNLGDKVQIMDLDTYETFDIEMPSEEEIASKLRKDAEVEYWIVMGRKKIVRVK, from the coding sequence ATGGGAATAAACTATTCCACAGTCGGTGAGATGAAAGAGGGTAGTTACATTGTTATAGACGGAGAGCCTTGTAGAGTGGTCGAAGTAACCAAAGCTAAAACCGGAAAACATGGTAGCGCCAAGGCGAACATAGTTGCCGTAAGCATCTTTACAGGTGCCAAGAAAACTCTTATGGCTCCTGTGGATTCTACAGTAGAAGTTCCTATAATCGAGAAACACGTCGGACAAGTCATATCGAACTTAGGGGATAAGGTTCAGATAATGGATCTCGATACTTATGAAACCTTTGATATAGAGATGCCGAGCGAAGAAGAGATAGCAAGCAAACTTAGAAAGGACGCAGAGGTTGAGTATTGGATAGTGATGGGAAGAAAGAAAATTGTAAGGGTAAAGTGA
- a CDS encoding DNA topoisomerase VI subunit B: protein MSSKEKFSSISPAEFFKRNPELAGFSNPARAMYQALRELVENALDATDIHQILPSIKIIVERTSQEKEIYRLSVEDNGIGIPPHVVPDAFGRVLYSSKYVLRQTRGMYGLGVKAAVLYSQMYQDKPIEISTAPLNSKRIYTFKLKIDISKNEPVIYERGSVNNEIGYHGTTVTMYLLGDWIRAKSRIYEYVKRTYIITPYAEFYFKDPEGNMTFYPRLTNKMPAPPKEVKPHPYGVDIELLKNMISRQKEDTTVKEFLVKEFQSVGEKTALNVIEMAGLDPDKKVQKLPDDQLSKLVDAMKNFPDFRPPSPEALSIIGADLIELGLKQTFNPEYVGAVTRKPKAYQGHPFIVEVGIAYGGGIQPSEEPTVLRYANKIPLIYDEKSDVVWKVVEEVDWKRYGIEEEQPPLVVTVHLCSTKVPYKSAGKESIADVEEIEKEIRNGIMEASRSLKTFMVEKRKEEEARKRLLTYLKYIPELARSLSIFMSDGKKELSTKIKEEIQNKMIDLVVTKLEIKDKDLEIFKSYRVETL from the coding sequence GTGTCATCAAAAGAGAAATTTTCTAGCATATCGCCTGCTGAGTTCTTCAAACGTAATCCTGAGCTAGCTGGGTTCTCAAATCCTGCCAGGGCCATGTATCAGGCTTTAAGGGAATTGGTTGAAAACGCTTTAGACGCGACTGATATTCATCAAATACTTCCGTCAATTAAAATTATAGTCGAGCGAACAAGTCAAGAGAAGGAGATCTATAGGCTTAGCGTTGAAGATAACGGTATAGGAATTCCACCTCACGTGGTGCCGGACGCATTCGGTAGAGTGCTTTACAGTTCAAAATACGTTCTTAGGCAAACCAGGGGAATGTATGGGCTAGGAGTAAAGGCTGCAGTCCTCTACAGTCAAATGTATCAAGATAAACCTATAGAGATATCTACCGCTCCCTTGAACTCAAAAAGGATCTATACCTTTAAATTAAAGATTGACATAAGCAAGAACGAGCCCGTCATTTACGAAAGGGGTTCAGTTAACAATGAGATAGGATATCACGGGACCACTGTGACAATGTATCTTCTAGGAGATTGGATTAGAGCTAAGAGCAGGATATACGAGTACGTTAAGAGGACCTATATAATTACCCCTTACGCTGAGTTTTACTTTAAGGACCCAGAGGGAAATATGACCTTCTACCCTAGACTAACCAATAAGATGCCTGCCCCACCAAAGGAGGTTAAGCCTCATCCTTACGGAGTAGACATAGAGTTATTAAAGAACATGATCTCAAGGCAGAAGGAGGATACTACAGTAAAAGAGTTTCTAGTTAAGGAGTTCCAAAGCGTAGGCGAGAAGACTGCTCTAAACGTTATAGAGATGGCAGGATTAGATCCAGATAAGAAGGTTCAGAAGTTGCCTGACGATCAGCTATCTAAGCTGGTTGACGCTATGAAGAACTTTCCGGACTTCAGGCCTCCTTCACCAGAGGCATTATCCATTATTGGAGCTGACTTGATTGAACTTGGATTAAAGCAGACCTTTAACCCGGAGTACGTTGGTGCAGTAACTCGTAAACCGAAAGCGTATCAAGGTCACCCCTTCATAGTCGAAGTGGGTATAGCGTATGGAGGGGGGATTCAACCTTCAGAAGAGCCTACGGTATTAAGATACGCTAATAAAATTCCTTTGATATACGATGAGAAATCAGATGTAGTTTGGAAGGTAGTAGAGGAGGTTGACTGGAAGAGGTACGGAATAGAGGAGGAACAGCCTCCACTCGTTGTCACAGTTCACCTCTGCAGCACTAAAGTTCCTTATAAGAGTGCCGGGAAGGAGAGCATCGCAGACGTTGAGGAAATAGAGAAGGAAATAAGGAACGGGATAATGGAAGCTTCCAGATCCCTGAAGACCTTCATGGTCGAGAAAAGGAAGGAGGAAGAGGCTAGAAAGAGACTTCTGACCTATCTGAAGTACATTCCGGAGTTAGCTAGATCTCTATCGATATTCATGAGTGATGGTAAAAAAGAGTTATCTACCAAGATCAAGGAGGAGATTCAGAATAAGATGATAGACCTAGTAGTTACAAAACTTGAGATTAAAGATAAGGATCTCGAAATATTTAAGTCTTATAGGGTTGAGACGTTATGA
- a CDS encoding deoxyhypusine synthase codes for MKREELLTEEVQDVSLDDLDKSNILEIYNKIYGFSAESVYRASVILKRVVSECDLRFVSFTANLVSTGLRGILADMIKKGFFNMVVTTGGTVDHDIARSFGGKYYKGSFELNDEELRKISIHRLGNVLIPFENYGGVVEKVVNQFIPSLAKERKEWPGYQLLWEIGKRINDPHSILKAAYETETPVIVPGIVDGSFGTNLFIQSQFTGFRINLFEDMKLIKDRVFSSKKAGALLIGGGISKHHTIWWNQFREGLDYAIYLTTAQEFDGSLSGARPREAISWNKIKEGAQQVVVYADATLVLPILAISLIS; via the coding sequence TTGAAAAGGGAGGAGCTCTTGACTGAGGAGGTTCAGGACGTATCTTTAGACGATCTAGATAAGAGCAATATCTTAGAGATTTACAACAAGATTTACGGTTTCAGTGCGGAGAGCGTTTATAGGGCATCGGTGATTCTCAAACGTGTAGTTTCCGAATGTGATCTTAGGTTCGTTTCGTTTACAGCAAACCTAGTTTCTACAGGCCTTAGAGGGATTCTAGCCGACATGATAAAGAAGGGGTTCTTTAACATGGTAGTTACTACAGGTGGGACTGTAGATCACGACATAGCTAGGAGCTTCGGAGGGAAGTATTATAAGGGATCTTTTGAACTCAACGACGAAGAGTTGAGGAAGATCAGTATTCACAGGCTAGGTAATGTTCTAATTCCCTTTGAAAATTACGGGGGCGTTGTGGAGAAAGTGGTTAATCAGTTCATCCCGTCTTTGGCGAAAGAGAGGAAGGAGTGGCCGGGTTATCAATTGCTGTGGGAGATAGGTAAAAGGATAAACGATCCTCACTCCATACTGAAGGCCGCCTATGAGACTGAGACCCCTGTTATAGTTCCAGGGATAGTTGATGGGAGCTTCGGTACAAACTTGTTCATTCAATCTCAGTTCACCGGCTTTAGAATCAACCTCTTTGAGGACATGAAGCTCATTAAGGATAGAGTGTTCTCGAGTAAGAAAGCAGGAGCCCTCCTCATAGGCGGAGGGATAAGTAAACATCACACTATATGGTGGAATCAGTTTAGGGAAGGTCTAGATTATGCAATTTATTTAACAACGGCCCAAGAATTTGATGGAAGCTTGAGCGGTGCGAGGCCAAGGGAAGCTATATCTTGGAACAAAATTAAGGAAGGCGCTCAACAAGTGGTTGTCTATGCGGATGCCACGCTAGTCTTGCCCATCTTGGCCATATCCTTAATAAGCTAA
- a CDS encoding DNA topoisomerase IV subunit A, giving the protein MSEFVSKVDREARGRAAETLKKRFLSLVDQLERGEPLVMEIPKRTLSNTVYDEKRKLLLLGEDKMKRSFLDMNEARRFMQTVLMGSIIYDALVNDEYPTIRDLYYRGKHSIVIRDPKGKTHEENTWDEQKESDSVIIDIEVFTSLLREEMLILSKEKGKVVGDMRLRSGNDVIDLSKMGHGAYSIEPTPDLIDFVEVNADFVLVVEKDAVFQQLHRAGFWRKYKCVLITSAGQPDRATRRFLRRLNEELKLPVYILTDADPYGWYIYSVFRIGSISLSYESERLATPDAKFLGVSMGDIFGTPRKKPYLSERERSSFIIKAKETDIKRALEIKNYDWFKTKGWEEEINIFLQRKSKLEIEAMASKGLKFLAFQYIPEKIQTKDFIS; this is encoded by the coding sequence ATGAGCGAGTTCGTCTCCAAAGTAGATAGAGAGGCTAGAGGTAGAGCTGCTGAGACCTTAAAGAAGAGATTCCTCAGCTTAGTAGATCAGTTAGAGAGAGGCGAACCTTTAGTAATGGAGATACCAAAGAGGACCTTATCTAATACCGTTTATGACGAGAAGAGGAAGCTCCTCTTATTGGGCGAAGATAAGATGAAAAGGAGCTTCCTTGATATGAACGAAGCAAGGAGGTTCATGCAGACAGTCCTTATGGGGAGCATAATCTACGACGCTCTAGTTAACGATGAGTATCCAACTATACGTGACCTTTACTATAGGGGAAAGCACTCAATTGTGATTAGAGATCCTAAAGGGAAGACACATGAGGAGAACACTTGGGACGAGCAGAAGGAGTCGGATAGCGTAATAATAGACATTGAGGTTTTCACGTCCTTGCTCAGAGAGGAGATGCTGATCCTGAGTAAGGAAAAAGGGAAGGTAGTAGGTGATATGAGGCTGAGAAGCGGTAACGACGTGATCGATTTAAGTAAGATGGGCCATGGGGCCTATTCGATTGAACCCACACCAGACCTTATAGATTTCGTGGAAGTTAACGCAGACTTCGTGCTCGTGGTTGAGAAGGACGCTGTCTTTCAACAGTTACATAGGGCAGGGTTCTGGAGGAAGTATAAATGCGTTCTGATAACCAGCGCAGGTCAGCCTGATAGGGCAACAAGGAGATTCCTCAGGAGACTTAACGAAGAGCTGAAACTACCAGTTTACATCCTAACTGACGCTGATCCATACGGATGGTACATATATAGCGTGTTCAGGATAGGCTCCATATCGCTTTCCTATGAAAGCGAGAGGTTAGCTACGCCAGATGCCAAGTTCTTGGGTGTATCAATGGGCGACATATTCGGAACTCCAAGGAAAAAGCCATACTTAAGTGAGAGGGAGAGATCGAGCTTCATAATAAAGGCAAAGGAAACTGATATAAAGAGGGCATTAGAAATAAAGAACTACGATTGGTTTAAAACTAAAGGCTGGGAAGAAGAGATAAACATTTTCTTACAAAGGAAGTCCAAGCTAGAGATAGAGGCAATGGCCAGCAAAGGGCTCAAGTTCCTCGCTTTCCAATACATTCCAGAGAAAATTCAAACTAAGGACTTCATTAGTTAG
- a CDS encoding RtcB family protein — translation MDTSLKRVDSFEWRIEKNGCMKVPATVFADDVLIEKMKQDMTLKQASNVACLPGVQESVYVLPDGHQGYGFPIGGIAATSIDEEGVVSPGGIGYDINCGVRLLRTNLDYHEVKPKLVDLIEEIYNSVPSGVGSESKVKLSSQELDNLLQEGVRWTIDKGYGWKDDMNNIEQNGSWELADPTKVSQVAKQRGASQLGTLGAGNHFLEVQVVDKIYDERIAKALGVTREGQVTVMIHTGSRGLGHQIASDYLQIMERAMKKYGINIPDRELAAIPFNSREGQDYFRAMVAGANFAWSNRQLITNWVRESFGKVFKSDPEKLDLHIIYDVAHNIAKIEEYEVERKRKKLLVHRKGATRAFPPGSPEIPSVHREVGQVVLIPGSMGTASYVMAGIPEGRRTWFTAPHGAGRWMSREAAVRNYPANSVVGSLEEKGIIVRAATRRVVAEEAPGAYKDVDRVARVAHEVKIAKLVMRLRPIGVTKG, via the coding sequence ATGGATACTTCTCTCAAACGTGTGGATTCTTTTGAGTGGAGAATAGAGAAGAACGGATGTATGAAGGTCCCAGCTACTGTATTTGCAGACGACGTACTTATCGAGAAGATGAAACAAGATATGACGCTTAAACAAGCATCAAACGTGGCCTGTTTGCCAGGGGTGCAAGAGTCAGTTTACGTATTGCCTGATGGACATCAAGGTTACGGTTTCCCAATTGGAGGGATAGCTGCTACCTCCATAGATGAGGAAGGAGTTGTCAGCCCAGGAGGTATAGGTTACGACATAAATTGTGGGGTTAGATTGCTAAGAACAAACTTGGACTATCATGAGGTCAAGCCTAAGCTAGTAGACCTGATAGAGGAGATCTACAATAGCGTCCCCAGCGGGGTAGGGAGCGAGAGTAAGGTAAAGCTCTCCTCTCAGGAGTTGGATAATCTACTCCAAGAAGGTGTAAGATGGACCATTGACAAAGGTTACGGCTGGAAAGACGACATGAACAATATAGAGCAGAACGGTAGCTGGGAGTTGGCAGATCCAACTAAAGTGAGCCAAGTAGCCAAACAAAGAGGTGCGTCACAGCTAGGTACGCTAGGTGCGGGTAATCACTTCCTTGAAGTTCAGGTTGTTGACAAGATCTACGACGAGAGGATAGCTAAGGCGTTAGGTGTAACCAGGGAAGGTCAGGTAACTGTAATGATTCATACTGGATCGAGAGGGTTAGGACATCAAATAGCTAGTGATTATTTACAAATCATGGAGAGGGCTATGAAGAAATACGGTATCAACATACCAGATAGAGAGCTAGCAGCCATCCCGTTCAACAGTAGGGAGGGGCAAGACTATTTTAGAGCTATGGTAGCTGGGGCCAACTTTGCTTGGAGCAACAGGCAATTAATAACTAACTGGGTTAGGGAGAGCTTTGGTAAGGTTTTCAAGTCAGACCCAGAAAAGCTAGACCTTCATATAATCTATGACGTGGCCCATAACATAGCTAAAATAGAAGAGTATGAAGTAGAAAGAAAAAGGAAAAAGCTTCTAGTTCATCGTAAGGGCGCAACTAGGGCCTTTCCACCAGGCAGCCCTGAGATACCGTCGGTTCATAGGGAGGTGGGCCAGGTTGTGTTGATTCCAGGAAGTATGGGTACAGCCAGTTACGTTATGGCTGGGATCCCTGAGGGTAGAAGAACCTGGTTCACAGCACCTCACGGTGCTGGAAGGTGGATGTCAAGGGAAGCTGCGGTTAGGAATTACCCTGCTAACTCAGTTGTGGGCTCTTTAGAAGAAAAGGGAATAATAGTTAGAGCTGCGACACGAAGAGTCGTAGCCGAAGAGGCTCCAGGTGCGTACAAGGACGTTGATAGAGTTGCTAGGGTAGCTCACGAGGTGAAGATAGCTAAGCTTGTTATGAGATTGAGACCCATTGGGGTGACCAAGGGTTGA
- a CDS encoding SDR family NAD(P)-dependent oxidoreductase: protein MSQVLGKRVLVTSSTEGIGKGVAESFAYHGAHVTISSRSKDKLNRALQEIRRVNPSVYGITSDMTDLNSLTTLVSYAKRVMGGIDILVVNSGNSPKEPITFSETEMEDWEYSIRLYLLSAIHLSKLVLPDMASRKWGRIFYLSSWTVREPQSILVLADVSRSPLIQLSKILSKDYGKYGVTINVILMGSFLTEGAKRTLTRYAEKTGLSFEKIWREKVVEPISVNRLGDIRGDLGSLLLFLSSDMGSYITGTSILLDGGTTASTV from the coding sequence ATGTCTCAGGTTCTAGGGAAGCGAGTTCTGGTTACCTCCTCTACAGAAGGTATAGGCAAGGGTGTAGCTGAATCCTTCGCGTATCACGGCGCTCACGTGACCATCTCGTCTAGATCTAAAGATAAATTGAACAGAGCGCTCCAAGAGATAAGGCGCGTCAACCCTTCAGTTTATGGGATAACTTCAGATATGACCGACCTGAACTCTTTGACTACCTTGGTCTCCTACGCCAAAAGAGTGATGGGAGGAATAGACATCCTAGTGGTCAATTCAGGTAACTCTCCTAAAGAGCCTATAACGTTTTCGGAGACTGAAATGGAAGATTGGGAGTACTCCATAAGGCTTTACCTCTTGAGTGCAATCCATCTCTCAAAACTGGTCCTTCCAGACATGGCATCTAGGAAGTGGGGTAGGATATTTTACCTATCCTCTTGGACTGTAAGGGAGCCTCAGAGCATATTAGTTTTGGCTGACGTCTCCAGATCTCCATTAATTCAGCTCTCTAAGATTCTTTCTAAAGATTATGGTAAGTATGGAGTAACAATTAACGTTATCCTGATGGGGAGCTTTCTAACCGAAGGGGCTAAGAGAACCCTCACACGCTATGCAGAAAAGACGGGCTTATCTTTTGAAAAGATTTGGAGAGAGAAAGTCGTAGAACCCATCTCAGTCAATAGACTTGGAGACATAAGGGGGGACTTAGGTTCTCTTCTTCTCTTCTTGTCATCAGATATGGGAAGTTACATCACAGGAACAAGTATCCTCCTAGACGGTGGAACTACGGCCTCTACGGTTTAA
- a CDS encoding chromatin protein Cren7, which translates to MTYKKQVKIKTPGGKEAELAPEKAWTLAPKGRKGVKIGLFKDPESGKYFRHKLPDDYPV; encoded by the coding sequence ATGACCTATAAGAAACAGGTTAAGATAAAGACACCAGGTGGAAAGGAAGCCGAATTGGCACCTGAGAAAGCTTGGACTCTCGCACCTAAAGGGAGGAAGGGAGTGAAAATCGGACTATTTAAAGACCCTGAATCAGGGAAGTACTTCAGGCATAAGTTACCTGACGATTATCCAGTTTAA